Below is a genomic region from Nitrospirota bacterium.
ATCTGTCTGCCTCAAGGATGGCATTAACAGGACAGACATCAATACAACTACCACAGAATGTGCAGCCTGATTCATGAAGGGGGCTATCATTTGCAGTTGTGACCTTTGAACCAACACCCCTTCCCATAAAATCAAGGACATTAGTTCCTTGTTCCTTGCAGACCCTAACACACCGAGCACAGAGGATACAATAGTCAGGGTCTCTTTTTATGAAAGGATTGCCTTCATCTAATGGAAAGCCGAACTTTTTCCTGGTAAAGCTTGACTCTTTGATTTCAAAATTATAGGCATATTTCTGGAGATTACAGAGACCTGCTTTTGTGCATGTCATACAATCCAGAGGATGCATTGAAAGGATAAGGTCTATCACAAATTTCCTGATTTCCTGAACCTTTTCTGTTTCTGTATTGACTACCATACCCTCTTTAACCTTTGTGGTACATGCAATCATTGGCGCCTTCAATCCCTCTATTTCCACAAGACACAGCCTGCATGCACCAATCCCCTTCATGCCTTTTATATAACAGAGGTTTGGTATATGAATCCCTGCAATCTCTGCAGCATCTATAAGGTTCATACCTTCAATGGCTTGAACCTCTTTACCGTCTATCTTTAGATTAACTGTTTTTGACATTTAATCCTCCTAATTACTTAATAATTTAAAATTGTCCTCCGTTCCAGCTATTTATTTTTGAATTTTGCATTGTAATTTTTAATTTTGCTTTTTGCATTTTGATTTATTATTCTACCTGCCAACCGCTAACTGCTCCTTAACATCTACTTTTTTAACATCTACTATTATAATCGCCTCCGTTGGACAGACCTTTATGCAGTCACCACATTTTGTGCACCGTTTCTGCCTTATCTCAAAAGGCAGATACCCTGAAAGATATGGTTTTTTCTTTTCTCCAATGATTGCATTATATTTACAAATATCCTGACAAATACCGCACATTGTACACATCTCTGGAATAACCCTGTATTCAATAAATGCTATGCACTCTCTATCACGACATCTGCCTTCAACATGCTCTTTATAGACATCAGTCTCGATCCATTCGAGGATGAACTTTGCAGTATCCTTCCCCTTTTTACACATAGATGCCTCAAACATCTCTGTAACAATTCTTTTTATGGTAAATATATCTGCTTCCGTGCCACTTCCTTCAACAATATTCTGCAATCTTACCTTTACTTCATAACTGCCGAGGGCACAGGGAAAGCATCTGCCACACATAGGACCTGGCAGAAACTCTGTGATATAGTAAAGGGCCTTCTGGAGAGGACACCCCTTTTCCTCTGCTAAAGTTTTTATGTCTTCTACTTTTAATTCTTTTGTCTCAGTCATCCATTACCCCTAATAGATATCTTCTGCCATGTAGACTATTTCTGGAAGCAGATAAGCAACCAGATCCCTGTAAGAAATGACTCCGGCTATTTCATTCCCCTTCATAACCGGTAAATGTCTTACCCTTTTACGGGACATTGAAGTTATTGCTGTGCTTACATCCGTTGAAGCATCTAAGGTTAAAGGGTTCGCAGTCATCACATTCTTAATAATCTCTTTATCGAGGGAGATGTTCTTGACAATACAATGCATGACGTCCCTCTCTGTAAATATCCCGATTAACTTATTGTGTTCATCTACGATAAGTATGCAACCGATATCCGCACCTTCCATGATTTTTATAGCTTCAGCAACGGTTGAATCCTTTCTAATGCTTATTATCTTTATTGGTTTTGCCTCTAAAATATCATTTAATATCATCTTCGTCCTCCTTTCAATAATCTCTATGCTTTCAGAAGGTATCTTGAATACCTCTTCAAGCGTTACATGTCTCTGCTTCCTTATCTTAACCGCACCAATGGGGCATGCATAGTAGCATGCCTTACATTTCGTGCAGTATTCACGGTCTATAAAGTATTTATTCCTCGTTTCTTTGACAGAGTCAAAGGTACATGCCACTTTACACAGACCACATCTAAAACACTCGCTTTGGTTGATTATAAACACGCCAAGACCACTGCAGACCTTTGCACGGCAATATTTATCATTTATGTGCTCTTCATATTCATCCCTGAAATATTTAATCGTTGTAAGAACTGGGTTTGGGGCACTGCTTCCAAGACCACAGAGTGAGCCTGCAACAACCTTTTTACCTATGGCTTCAAGTCTCTCAATGTCACCATCCTGCCCTTCTCCTGATGTAATCCTTTTGAGGATTTCAAGCATCTGGAATGTACCAATTCTACATGGTGGACATTTCCCACATGATTCAGATTGTGTAAATGACAGGAAAAACTTCGCAACATCTACCATACAAGTATCTTCATCCATTACAACCATACCACCTGAACCCATCATGGAGCCCACAGAGGTAAGGGAGTCAAAATCCACAGGTAAATCAAGATATTCTGCAGGGATACAGCCTCCGGAAGGTCCACCTGTCTGAACAGCCTTAAACTCCTTATCCCCCAGAATCCCACCACCTATCTCAAAAATTATCTCCCTTAAGGTAATACCCATAGGGACCTCAACAAGTCCTGTGTTTTTGACCTTTCCCGTAAGGGCAAAGACCTTTGTTCCTGGAGAATTTTTGGTTCCGATTGATAGAAAATAATCAGCACCCCTTTCAATTATTACAGGGACGCAGACATAAGTTTCTATATTGTTAAGGTTACTGGGATAGCCCCATGGACCACCTCCAGGCTCTGAAAGCCTTGGCGGTCTGACCCTTGGAAAACCTCTTTCCCCTTCAATAGAGGCAACAAGCGCCGTAGATTCACCGCAAACAAAGGCACCAGCACCTTCTCTGATATCTACAGTAAAACTGAAATCAGTGCCGAGTATATTTTTACCGAGAATCCCCAACTCTTCTGCCTGTTTTATTGCAATACCTAAATTTTTAACCGCAAGTGGATATTCATGCCTCACATAGATAAATCCGTATTGAGCTCCTATGGCGTACGCACAAATAATCATCCCCTCAAGAAGGCTGTGAGGGTCGCCTTCCATGATAGACCTGTCCATAAACGCACCAGGGTCTCCTTCATCACCATTTGCAATAACAAACTTTATCTTGCCAGGAGCCTTCTTTGTATGCTCCCATTTTTGACCGGCAGGAAACCCTGCACCTCCTCTTCCTCTAAGGTTTGCCTTCTTTACTTCTACAAGGACTTCGCCAGGACTCATTGAAGATAAAACCTTTTCAAGTGCCATATACCCCCCTACAACTATATAATGATTTATATTGCAGGGGTCAATTTTGCCATTGTTTCTAAGGGCAATCCTTAATTGTTTCTTATAAAAAGGTATATCGGTCATTATTGGAACAGGCTCACTCAGAAAGTCATCCCTGTAAAGACTCTGTCTGTAAGGCATACCACCTAAAACTGTATAACTCATAATCCAATGAACATTTTCAGGTTTGGTCCTCTGGTAAAAAATGTCTGCAGGGTCTATTTTTAACACTGGACCCTTCTGACATAATCCCTGACAGCCAGTCTTTATTATTTCAAGGGGAACTCCACGATTAGACACCTCCTTTTTAAAGGCATCTATAACCTTGTAAGCCCCTGTAGCAGTACAGGCTGTCCCGCAGCAAACCCTTGCCCTCAGAGTATCAGGCTTAAAGGTCACTTCTTCAAGCGATTTTCTGAGTTCCTTTAGTTCATTTATGCTATTTAATTTTCTCAGCTCTTTCACCTATAAAATAGATAATTTCTAAATTCCAAGCACCAAATTTCAAACAATGACCAATTTCCAAATTCGAATAACCAAACTTTTGGAATTTCATTTTATTTCTATAGTTTCTGACTTTCCTCCCTTATGGCTTCAACAATCTCATCAATTTCCTTCACATCTATCTCACCAATTATTTCTTCATTTATTGTTGCTACAGGTGCAAGACCGCAACAGCCAATACACCCAACAGTCTCAAGTGTCATAGAAAGGTCATAAGTTGTTTCTCCCTGTTTTATANNNNNNNNNNNNNNNNNNNNNNNNNNNNNNNNNNNNNNNNNNNNNNNNNNNNNNNNNNNNNNNNNNNNNNNNNNNNNNNNNNNNNNNNNNNNNNNNNNNNCTTCACATCTATCTCACCAATTATTTCTTCATTTATTGTTGCTACAGGTGCAAGACCGCAACAGCCAATACACCCAACAGTCTCAAGTGTCATAGAAAGGTCATAA
It encodes:
- a CDS encoding 2Fe-2S iron-sulfur cluster-binding protein, giving the protein MSKTVNLKIDGKEVQAIEGMNLIDAAEIAGIHIPNLCYIKGMKGIGACRLCLVEIEGLKAPMIACTTKVKEGMVVNTETEKVQEIRKFVIDLILSMHPLDCMTCTKAGLCNLQKYAYNFEIKESSFTRKKFGFPLDEGNPFIKRDPDYCILCARCVRVCKEQGTNVLDFMGRGVGSKVTTANDSPLHESGCTFCGSCIDVCPVNAILEADR
- a CDS encoding NADH-ubiquinone oxidoreductase-F iron-sulfur binding region domain-containing protein codes for the protein MTETKELKVEDIKTLAEEKGCPLQKALYYITEFLPGPMCGRCFPCALGSYEVKVRLQNIVEGSGTEADIFTIKRIVTEMFEASMCKKGKDTAKFILEWIETDVYKEHVEGRCRDRECIAFIEYRVIPEMCTMCGICQDICKYNAIIGEKKKPYLSGYLPFEIRQKRCTKCGDCIKVCPTEAIIIVDVKKVDVKEQLAVGR
- a CDS encoding CBS domain-containing protein, with protein sequence MILNDILEAKPIKIISIRKDSTVAEAIKIMEGADIGCILIVDEHNKLIGIFTERDVMHCIVKNISLDKEIIKNVMTANPLTLDASTDVSTAITSMSRKRVRHLPVMKGNEIAGVISYRDLVAYLLPEIVYMAEDIY
- a CDS encoding NAD(P)H-dependent oxidoreductase subunit E gives rise to the protein MKQGETTYDLSMTLETVGCIGCCGLAPVATINEEIIGEIDVKEIDEIVEAIREESQKL